The Larus michahellis chromosome 18, bLarMic1.1, whole genome shotgun sequence genome contains the following window.
TTTTCTGGCTGATCTCCTGCCCACGCCATCCTGGGGCTGTGCCTTTTCCCTGAACCTCTTCCTGTCTGCCAGCATCTTCCCGGAGAGGGGATGCCCCAAACGGAGCTCAGCTGAATACAGGCAGCGATGCACAGGACCAGAGAAATCACCTGTACGGCCCCAAACTGCCGCTTTAGAAACACAAACTCTTCCAGGGGTTATCCTGTGTCCTGTCCTGATGAGAGCTCTGTACTGATGAGAGCTCACTCCGGCAGAGATCGGAGCCTCAGGCTCTTCCTGCGAATTCAACAAAGTCTGGAATTCTTTAGACAGAACAATGTTGCCCCAAACCTCCTCCAGTGGGGCCTCGAAAACAATGGGACTGATTTATAAATCAGGAGCTGAAAACACTGCAGCATTTTGCAGTTGCCAGATGCGCTTTGAGCCCCGGGAACACACCTGGGGAGGAGATAACGCTTTTCTAGGCTTCTTCTCCATGCTTCAGACATTggaagtttgtgggttttttttaaaatacaaagtattttagGTCCTGAAATCACCTGATGCCAGAAATCAGAGTTTATAAAGAAAAGCACCAAAGTAGCATGAGAAAAAATAACACAGGACAGCAACGCTGACATAAATACAGCCCATGCCCTTAAAGTGACAGGGATACAGGGACTACCTGCCCTGCAAACTCCCCCAGCGTATTTTCTGTTTATGAAGGATGGAGCTCAAGTCACGCCCCAGTCCTTCCATTACAAACCAGTGTCCGGAGCCAAACGCGGCGTAGGTAGGGAACGTAAACTTGCCGCACCCGATGTGAGAATAACGCACCAAATCATCTCTTGACCGTGTAACATCTTTGAGAAACCCTCCTGGCCCCGACCCAGCCGAAGCCCAACCAGCTTGAGCCGAGCTTTGTACTTGGGAACTCTGCCCAGGTTTCAGGCTGCCACCTCCCGCTCCGAGTGATTTTCCCAGGAAATCACAGACCCTGGGAATGCAGAAAGTCCTGGGATCTGGGGAAATAACAGGCAATAGAACCACTAAATGACCTGGCTTTAAGCAAGTGACAAGGCTACAGGCTGTAAACCTACCCCAGCCGCCAGCAGCGCAGAGCACGAGGATCCCCGCAGCCACGCAGAGTTTTCCCATCTTCTTCTCCGAGCCCCGAACCTGGGGGGCTGCTTGGACCAGCCCCGCCGTGAGcgatggagagcagctctggggcagCCGGAGGTTTTGAGCAGTCCAGGAGATGAATCATGAGTCTGGGTGTATGACACAcagggcgagcggggccggcggaGGAAACGGCGCTGGCTCGTCACTCCGTTTTGAGTCAGGAGTGCCCCCGCCCGCTCTGCCTGTAGCtcctcaggcttttttttttttttttttttttttcctctctcacaaCTCAGGCAAGGACCTAATAAACCCCCCCCGGCAGCAAGTACGAAGCGCTGGTGACCTACAGCCCTGGGGCTGGTAAGAGGCTCTTTCCCATCGGCTCTTTCGCCTGGGTTTTAATTCCTGACAAAATCCTGCTCACTCCCTCCTTTTATTAACTCTTGCATGAGAGGCAGCCTGGGTCTTAAAcctgccagagcctgggctgCCTCTGAGTTCAAGGATTTTGGGGCCAACAGAGCAAATACACGTGGGTGTGAAAGTGTGGTTTCGCAGCTCCCTTCCCCAGAGCACGGGTGCAAATGGGAATATCTCGGCTGAAATGGAGCTGGGAGCCGAGTGAGACCCAGCCAAGAACTGGACCTGGTGAAACCAGCAGTATGGGTGTAAACCTGGACATCGCAAAGGGAGGGAAGTTTGGGTCAGATAATTTCGACCTGGTTTTCTTCTCACTtgtcttgttttttcccctctgtgtccTCAAAAATTGCTCTGGTATTGAGCAAGTGCAGGGAGTCAGATCTGCACAGGAATTGTCCCCGCTGAAATGCTGGAGCTGCTTGTGGGTGCCTCCCGAAAGGGTGTGATAAACCTCTTGTTCCCCTGCAATACCGAGGTCCTACTCAGagaagaggaaactgaggcactgaggctggggggcagaagggagagaagggCTGTTTCCCTGGAGCCCCGGGATGCTCTCTCCTACAGgtgacagggcttggggacagcaaTGACACAGCCCTGGGTCAAGACGATCCGACACACAGAAACACCAGGCAGCGGAAAAAGAGCTCGTGTGGGTGCCGAGAGCTGCAGCCGCAGCCTGGCGGTGCCGaaagctgtggggccatgggcaTGGGGCGGTACGAGACCCGCAGCCCCAcactgggagaggtggggataATGGCATCGTCCCCGGAGCCATGTGGCTTTCAACGAGAGGCGATGGTGCTTGCGAGGGTGAGATGGAGCTGGGGACCCTGTCTCAGGAGCTGGGGACTTGTCTTGGCTTTTAAAGAAGAAGTTTTGATGccccttttcttccccactgagccccccccccagtccctgcgGGGTGCTGCTGCCCTCCCGCGGCTGCCTGGGCTCCGCTCCGCGGGGGATCATTTTCCACCTGGGATCCAGCTCCCTCTCCAAAACTTCTAATGAGGATTTGGTAAAACAGAGTAGGAGAAGCCCATGGACCCCTCGTGCAGTGTCCAAAagggctgcaccttggctgggacATCAAtacaaaccccaaacctgcttTCTGGGGGGCTCTAGATCTCGCCCTGCCCCAGATCCCGGAGCCGTTTCGCACCGCAGATCCCACTAGCCAGTTTTAGGGTAGCCAAATTCCTGCTTTTCCTGCACAGGTCCTTCTCCCCCTGCCTGGAAATGCTTGTGTGGCCTTTCcctgttttgcaggaggattttCTGGCCATGCGGCAGCCTGTCCCTGTACCCCCCCACAAGCACATCTGATGCCCCGTGGAAGGGAGGAGGAATTTGTCCAAGTTTCTATGGAGAGAAATGTGGGAGCCCTGCTTGGCTCTGCCCATCCCATGGATCCGACCTGCCATCGATCTCACAGGCCCCTCTTCTTTGAGGGACTCATCCTGCCAAGCAGCTGGTTGCTTGAACCAGCAGGGGATGGTCCTGAAAATCCCCACCCAGCATTAACCAGCATTAACATTAACTCCAGCCCTTGCTTCCAGCAGGGTGCAAAAACTttgaagaagaagggaaaagtcacaaaaaaaaagtcacaaaaaaagtatttgacttgCCTGCACCTGCCTGAGCTCTCGTCCTGCCTGAGGACAAGGATGGCATGACCTTAAATCAGCGCATTTGGACTCAGTTTCCCTGCCGACTGCAAGAAGGTGCTGCTCGTCCTGAAAACGTCGCCGTGATGGTAACTCCGGGCACTGTGTGACTGATAGTGGGATGCTCTGGGTATGGAAGTCCCTGCTGGGACTAAGGCAAGAAACAGGCAGGGGGGTTTGGAGCTGGGAGGCCCCAGTGTCCCCGCTGCCCCGTCACCGCGGGCTGTGACCCAGGAGCGATGGGTGCAGCAGTCCGAATCCATGCTCAGGCgtgcggggagaggagaggctggagctggagccacCAGAGGGAGCAGAAACTCCTTCAGTCTGGGAGCGAGCCGGGGAGAGGGGCtcccggctgggctggggcgCCAGGGATGCTCTGCTTTCCCGGGGGGATTTTTCCTGGCTCTCAGGTTAAACAGGGGCAGACGCTCTTGTTCGATCAGGGTTTTCCGCTTCCCTCCCGCAAGCGCTTCTGCTGCAAACTGCCCTCGCGGACCGGGCGGCCCTTCGGGGAGAGAAACGCCATGCgcaaaacaaggaagaaaaagcaacaagTAAAACCCAAGCCAAACAGTTTTTGAGCCCCTAAAGTCACAGCAGCAGAACAGGGCCACAGATCCCAGCCGCATAAAAGGAAACCCGACTGACGCTATCTCCATGCCACCCTCCATCCTCAGCCAGCCTCACGCTCCTGCCCTTAGCTGCGATTTATCAATTCTCATTTAGGTTTATTAAAATCCCCTTCGGGGTCTAGGCGAAGAAAGCGAGCCAAGATATACACAGATAAATCAGGACAAGCTCCCCACATCGTGGCTTGAGGGTGATCTCCTGTTCTCTGCCATCCAGACACGTTTCCAGGCAAACACCAAAGGGGAAAGCCGGGGTACGGCAGCTCCACGGGCACAGCCCTGGGACGGGCAGGGTCGGGACTAAGCCAGACATGGCTGGACACCCCGACTTGTGCTTTCGCTTTGGGAGCTTACGCAGGCAAGGAGAGAGGAGTGACGACAAACCTTCCCCTGGGATTCCCTCCGTGGGGCAGAGGGGCCCGAGGGAGAAGGTCTGCGATGCTCCAGCCCTCCGTGATGCCGCTGTAGGACCCAGAGCtggggccagggcagggcaggggtaTTGGGCAGAGAGCAGGGTGCAGCATCGCAGTGCTCCCCTTCCAAGGGGACTAAAGGAGCcggagggggagaagagggagacaaAGGTGCCGGGGGAGGAAACCCCCAGCCCGAGGAAGACAAGGTTGCAGAGAGGGGGATGGATCCAGCGCTCGTCTGGAAGCACAGGACAGGCATcactgagcagagctgggggtggaCCGGGCTGCGTTGGGCCAGCGCTGCTCTCAGAAGGAGTGggtggcacagagcagcagcggGGACCGGCGAGAGCAGCGCTGACCTGAGGCTCACGGGAGCCTGCGTCGGGGGGGGACGGGAACCTGCCAGCGGTCCGGGACGGACACTGAGCATGGGGGCTGCTTTGGGGAGcaggtgggggggctgggaggaaggaTGAGTTGGGTGCCGCTCCGCAGGGCCTCAGGAGTCAGCCCCCACTCGGGGGTGGCTTGGGGGTGGCACAGGGGTGGGTGCGGGCACccctggcagggcagagggggggtgcacAGGCGTGGGGAAGGGGTGGGCAGCCTGGGTGAGcgtggagggggaggaaggcggTCCTGGGGGGAGGCTGGAAGGGGGTGGAGTTGCTGGTTTTTTCTTTGAACACGGTGAAGACTTTAGCTTGGAACTTGCATTCGTGGAGCTCCCAGCCGGCAGGAATCAGCTCTCCCTCCTGCGGGAgaccccccggcccccggggggAACGGGCACCGCTCCGCTGCCCTGCGCTTCGGGGTGGCACCTTTGGGGCAGCGGCGAGGGCGGGAAGCATGGGGTGATCTTtggctgccttccccttccccgcgCCCCCTTCGccttttatctctctctttttgcttctttggggGCTTGCGCTAAGGCTGCCTGTGCCAGGAGGGATCCGGGACCGAGCTGTCCCTCGGCTGCATGAATTGGCTTCCCACCTGCTCGCAGCCTCGCAGAAGTTTCCCCTCCATCCCAGGCTgtgagaagaaaggcaggaggtGGAGCAGAGCCCGCCGAGCAGCGCCGAGGCTTGGCATGTGAGaggtgggcagggggacagcaagcttccctcttgccttcccCGGAGATCTGGGATTGCTCCTAGACCATGAATGGATCCTTTTTCAACCAGACTCTCCTAGAGCAGGGAGCTTACCCCAACAGGACCCAGGGCTTGGGGATGCTCATGGCCTGCTGCAATGGGACCGGCTCAGTGCTGGCGACCGACGGTGGCTCCTCGGTCCTGGCGCCCGACGAGAGGAGCCTTTACATCACGCGGGTGGTGCAGATCGCCGTCCTCTGTGTCCTCTCCTTGACTGTGATGTTCGGCATCTTCTTTTTGGGCTGCAACTTGCTCATCAAGTCGGAGAGCATGATTAACTTTCTGGTGAAGGACCGAAGACCTTCCAAGGATGTGGGAGCTGCAATCATGGGACTTTACTGAAGCCACCGGGCTTGTGTAGGCAAGTGAATTGTCTGGACCTGGTGCTGAGATGCAGATTCCCATGTGtttggggcagctgggggggagtGGAAACGGGGGGGAGGGTTCCTTTAGTGTGTCTGTGTCCATGGGAAAGCAAAGCTGCGCTTCCCAGTCAACAAACTGTCGTGGTGAACGGGGAAATCTCCCCTGAGTTGTATGAAGTACAATAAATGACCAGCATCGTGTTGCATGCAGAAATGGCTTAAGTTTTGCATGAAACTTGCAGAAACAGTGATAATGTGCAGATCTGGACTCTTTTCTGCTGTTACCTTGGATACCACTACCTGGGATttagggctaaaaaaaaaaaggggggggggaaaagaaaaagcgcAAATAACTcactacaaaaagaaaacaaagaaacaaacaaacaaacaaaagggaaagcaaaatgcACGGCACGGGCCATGTCTTTGACCATGGGGCACGGGAAGGGAAGTGCCGTGGGGGCCGTACAACAAAGTCTGCATGCCACAAAATGTGTCCCTGTGTTTGTATATCGGACCTCAAGCATGCATCTTCTGGCAGAGTTTTGTAACGGGGAAAGCATGTTCTTCCTTATTGTTTTGAGCTATCCTGTTAAAGAAACCGGTACTTTCTTCTTTCACAAcatgctgaaggaagaaaagaacccAGACAAATACAAAAGAACCActccaaccccaaaacaaaagcatGCTTGATTTTGTACACAACAGCCTTTTTTTCAAGTGTGATATTGTCACAGTCCTTGAGGTTTTTGTAGTTTTTTGAAAACTGGTGAACATTCGGGAAACAAAAGAACCTGTTTCAAAAGAATTTGGtgttgtcttccttttctttctctgtgtgtacCGAGTTCAGGTATTTCAAGCCTAGTTCCAGATATAATCATCTCACCTTCCAATTGAACTCCAATTAGAGATGtttatttaaagcagaaacaaCCACACATTTTTCACAGGCGAGTATCAGTTACCACTTGGAAATAAATTCCTCAGGAACTATGTATTTCAGGCTTGTGTTAAATACGTGCACAGCACCGAAGCAGAGATTCATAAAAGATGCACTGAGCGCCTCTTGCAAAGCAAGATTTCAGCCTCCGAATTAAAATCTCCAGCTCCTCTGATCCCGATGAGCTGTCAAAACTAAATTATGTGAGAGGAGGAGGACTCCTAACCTTTGTTCTGTGATGGAATTACAGTTCGGTCTGTGGGTGTGAGATGGAAATAATTCGAGTTTTGTTGCGCCAACAGTATTCCTGCTGGCTCCGCTTCTGTAGTGGGAAAGCAACCCTGGATACTGGAGGAGCTGATGATCTGCTGCACTTGGATGTAAATCCGGAAGAACAGCTCTCTGCCTTTcccagaaggaggaagaaaattagaGTACCTTTTGTAATTAAGCAATATTTGCTGAGCACCTTCTTCAAGGTTCCCGCAGGGTATTGATGGACTAAGCCCGATGCAGAGCCGCAGCGGTGCAGCGCTGCCGCTGGTTGCTCCCACTAACCTGTTGTCTTTAACGCCTCGAAAGCACAAAGACAGTGTGGCAACAGGACCAGCATTTTGGGATTCAAAGCCCTGAAATGTCCCGTCGGTGCCAGTGAAATGGCTGAACAGGCAGGGCTCTGATTTTTGTGAGCAGCTTGCAGCTCCGCGTACCCGAGCAGCCTTCTCAGCACGGAGGGTTTGCCGCCCTGCCGGCAGAGGTAAAAGTGGCTTCTCACCGCAGCGTGGAAGGGGATTTTGGTCCCTGCTGCTGACAGGGGTGTTATGGCCGTTGATCTCTTTGCATATGAGCGCAAATTGCTCCCACTGTGGGAGCAGAGCCTGGTCACCACATCAGGGTGAGACGCAAATCACCCTAATGCATACGATGCCCCAGCTCTGCAAACGCTTAGGAGTGTACTTGCGGGTATAACCTAAATGTGTAACTGCATCTTCAGGTCGCTGTGCTATCAGGGGACAGCCCAGACGTGCTCACTAAACTCCCATCCAGCTCCTGCTTTAAGCTGGTGTTTGGTCTCTCTTGGCAATCCATCCACCAGCCGTGGCCCCAGCGCGAGGGAGAATCCCGAGAAACCCTCCAATGTTAGCGATGCAAGTCAAGGCACAGAAGAAGTTGCTGAACCAAAGGAAGCTTCAAAATCACCTTAACCCTGACCTGCAGCAATGCCCTAAGTGAAGAGGCTGCTCAAATTACCTCATCCATCCCTACCCGCCTTGCTCTGCtaggggctgggagagctggttGTGCATGTTGAGGGGTCCTGCTGATGAGTGGGAAAATGTGGCCCTGCAACCCCCCATAGTCACCAACTTGCCAAGTGTCCTTAGAGGCCACATCCAGGCGTGGGGCATGGGGGTCTTCGTCCCTTTTGTGCTGCGGAGTCttccagaggaaaggagaaaagtcaACCACAGTAGGGTCACGTACACATGAGGTGGAGGAGCAACGTAATGCCccagaaagcagagctgggcacctgcTGAGACAGACGGAGCTTGCTCAGGAGTCAACTAGGAGAGGGAAGACTTTCCTCCTGGCCTCTTGGGGCAAAAGCACAACTTGACATTGGCTTATTCATCCTCTAATCGTGCTGTGTGTCTTTCCTGACAATAAGGGCTATTTCTACATTACTGGGTCATGTGGACCAACAGACGAAGGTCTGCAGAGTGAAGCAGTTGTTGGCCACCATCCACCGTTGCCATACTATATGGCATATAGTATTGTTTAACTCTCCCCATGGGGTTACTGGGCTTCTGTCTTGCTTGCAGTGGGTTTAAGACACTTGCACGCAAGTCTCCATCCCGTTAGTTTCCCAATAAAAGGTTGATTACCCCACTGAGAGGAGGTATCATTTGGGGAAAAGAAGACCTCTGGACGATTGATGCCAGCACTGAGATGGCAAggggagagcagaaggaaggCAACAGAGGGCTGGCATGGTGAGGGAAGCCCGTGGGTTAGCCTGTGGGTTAGCGATTTGGGGTCTAAAGACCCTCTTGTGGTTAAGTCATTGGTTGCTGTTTTAACCGCCCTGATTCCTTCCCCATCCTGTTCGCACAGAGCAGGTGCCAGTGCAGGTCGTGCCTGGTGGAAAGGAGGGTGCTGAGGGCACCATGATGCTCCCCAGATCTCAGGGGAAGAGCCGCCGTCTCAGGCCCTGAAAACCCTGCTGCCGTGCCACAGAGGCATGAGTCCTGCAGCCAGAGGATGAGGTGGTTACTCCAGGGCTGGCGTAAGGAACGCGGACCATAATGgctctttctgctgcctttccccacAAATAGCTGCGTTTTTTCGTCTCACGCCTACTCATTTAGCTTAAGCTCGCAAGTGGGTACTGGCTCCCAAGAAAATTtaagcagacatttttttttttttgatagaggCTGGTTTAATgttactttgatttatttttttaattgttgcttgTAGCATGTTAGCTTCCAGAACATCACTGGGGTACCAGGGGCTGTACAAGTATGACTGAGAGACACTGCTGGCTATAAACTACAGCAGAGGCACAGGGAGAGAAGGGACATGCTTAGGTGGATCGTCACATCGGTGGCAAAGCCAGGACCAGCCATTGAGTCTCATTTAAAATCATGTCCTGGCAGTGGAATACAAGATACCAATGCAATCCTGTGGGATTGGCCACATTGGTTCGAGCCACTAGTCCACCTAGTCTGCATCCTTGCTCTGAAAATAATCATGATTTTAGGCACTACATGGTCAGTCAAGTTATCCTGCTGATGGGCAACTGCTTCTTGACCCCCACCAAGGGCAACCTGCACTGGACCTTCACAGtcctccttcaggaacagcttcCTATCTCTGGGCTGGTTCCCACTTGCCACTGGAATTTCTTATTTCTAGACaggcagcagagaaacagcagagaaaggcaaGTGTGAGAGCATTTCCCCCTGCTGAGCAGCCTGCCTGCAAAGAGAAATCCTCTACCTCTGTAATCACTGATTTCACAATTGGAGAAATAAAGAGGTGGCTTGACCCACCTGAGAAAACCCAGCAACCCTGGTCTGCCTGCGGtggagaaaaacccaaaccaagtcCCAAACGATAcccacctccttctccttgcCCTGGCAGTCTTGGCTGAGGACAACGAAAGAGTTAAACAAGATGAGACAGACAAATAGATTAGGGGGGAGGGAGGATCCCAACCTGGGCCTGGCACCAGATGTACTAGAGCGCGTGCACCAAACATACACAGTATTTAATAATTCCTGAGAATTGCCATGGTAATGAAGCGCAGAGTCAGGTTGTTATGgtaacagcctttttttttaggCAGGGAGGCATTACCCAGGTTGTCACCTCAATCCAGACTGAACACATTGCTGAGAgcccaaaaaatgaaaaagaagtaaaataaaatcaaattagaTAAGTAGCAGTTTCCTGTCTCTTGTCTGGCAGTTCCGGGCTTGTTCTGTAGGTAGGTGGAGGGAACCAGGTTGTTCCAGACACACATTGCCCTGGGAAATCTGGGGAATGGCTGGAGTGGATCTCCGCAGGTCCGAAACCGAGTGCTGATGGGGGTGAGGGCCTGGACCCCTCTCATGGGGGTTCTGGGATGCTGCGTCACCACCTGGTTTTCCTTCCACACCTCTGGGCTGGTTTCAGGCGTGTCCCCAGCTGGCTAACGGGAAGGACACGCGCATCTCCCCAAGTGTGTACGCACAAGAGAGCGGGCATGGACAAGCCCTCATCCCAGCCGAGCCCACAGAAGGATGCCGTGATCCCAGTGCACGGCCTGCCTATGGTTACCTGCATCCCGTGGGATGAAGGTCCCAAAGCCGGTCTCCCAGATGAGGCAGGCAGTTTGGGGACTGGAAAGGAGGTGACACACCACTTTTCCTAAAGCCGCATGGGAGACCTAAGAAGAAAACACAGGTTCCCTGAGCTGTGGTCTCCAGGCTGCGGTGCTCCCCGAAGGGCCACCCACTAAGGCAAAATGGAAATCTGCCGCgtctccctcctgccctcacaTCAATGGACAAAAAGCCACTTCCATCTCCCCTCCTAAGCCTCCAGCAAGCGTGTCAGGTTTGTGCAGCTGATCCTCACATTGAATTTTAACTTAGTGCTGGTTAAATCGGCAGCTCTGCGAGCCCGTTTGCTATTGAGGAGGCTGAGGCAGTGCAGCCGAACCTCTTAGTAGGGGTTCACTTAGCAGAGACATGGCTTGAAACGCGCAGTGCAATTACTCAGGAACATCGCTCCATAAATCCCCACTGCCGCGCAGCATGGTTCTCTTGTATCGGCCGTGTGAGAGCCATTAGCTTCCAGATAAAGCCTCTCTAGTCCATTAGCTCTGCCAGCGAGGGACAATTTGGTGCCACGAGAGGCAGGTACTCAAGGGAGAGCTGAGGCCAAACAGAATTCAAGAGCCAGCATCGCCTCGCAGCTTCCGTGACTTTGCCTACCCGTTTC
Protein-coding sequences here:
- the RPRML gene encoding reprimo-like protein; translated protein: MNGSFFNQTLLEQGAYPNRTQGLGMLMACCNGTGSVLATDGGSSVLAPDERSLYITRVVQIAVLCVLSLTVMFGIFFLGCNLLIKSESMINFLVKDRRPSKDVGAAIMGLY